The nucleotide window TGCTCCTGCTGCTCTTGTTGATGGTGATAATCGTCATTCGCAGACGAAAGCCACCAAAGCCAGCCACTCTCATGGAGCCATTTCATGAGCAGAATGGACCATTGATGCTTGCCCATCGCCGGCAGTGCGTTGTCGTTTCGGAGGATTCACTGGTGTTGGttccggagagagagagagagagagagagagagagagagagagagagagagagagagagccatgACAACTCAGCCGGTGATGGTTCTTCCGCGCTACGGTGTCGTTTCGAAGTTTCGGAAGACAAAGATAGCCGCCATGACGACGGAGTTGGCTCTTCAATTCACGGCGACGCCGCCTCTATCACAGCTCCACGATTTGGTTCAACGTTTGGTGGAAGCTCCGGAATTCCTCGGAGTCTCTTGCAACCATACAAGTCAAGCATCCACAAGTTGACAAATTTGGTGAGGCAAGCAGGAAGACTAACAAAATTGTTTCTTGACAGATTAAGCCACTCTAATGTTTCCCAGCAATCAAGAGTCATCAGGAAATCACAATCTGATAATAAACTGCATCCTGCGATACTGAACGTGTGTAGCTTGGGAAGTGATGGTGAGCAACCATTGACATTCAAAAGTTTGGTATTTGTTGGAAATCTGGCAAGTTTTGAGCATTCACCAAGATCAAGGTACCCTAAATTTTGCAAACCATAAATGTTGCACGGTAGAGTTGTGAAATTTTTGCAATCAGTAAGATCCAAATGTTCAAGCCCAATGAGATTTTCAATTGACTCATCCAATTCTCTTATGTCACTGCCTCTAAGAGAGAGCAGTCTCAAGGAATCCATCTTTActagaatttttggaaatgTAGCCAGTTTTGAGCATCCACTAGCTTCAAGACTCTTTAGATTGTGCAACCCATAAATGCTGCACGGTAGAGTTGTGAGATTTTTGCAATTAGTAAGATCCAAATCTTCAAGCCCAATGATATTTTCAATTGACTCATCCAATTCTCTTATGTCACTGCCTTCAAGAGAGAGTCGTCTCAAGGAATCCATCTTTACTGGAATTTTTGGAAATGTAGCCAGTTTTGAGCATCCACTCGCTTCAAGACTATTTAGATTGTGCAACCCATAAATGCTGCACGGTAAAGTTGTGAGATTTTTGCAATCAATAAGATCCAACTCTTCAAGCCCAATGAGATTTTCAATTGACTCATCCAATTCTCTTATGTCACTACCTTTAAGAGAGAGTCGTCTCAAGGAATCCATTTTTACTGGAATTTTTGGAAATGTAGCCAGTTTTGAGCATCCACTCGCTTCAAGACTCTTTAGATTGTGTAACCCATAAATGCTGCACGGTAGAGCTGTGAGATTTTTGCAATCAGTAAGATCCAACTCTTCAAGCCCAATGAGATTTTCAATTGACTCATCCAATTCTCTTATGTCACTACCTTCAAGAGAGAGTCGTCTCAAGGAATCCATCTTTACTGGAATTTTTGGAAATGTAGCCAGTTTTGAGCATCCACTCGCTTCAAGACTCTTTAGATTGTGCAACTCATAAATATTATACGACAGAAATGTAAGATTTTTACAATTCCGTAGTTCCAACTCTTCCAGCCTAATTAGTTTTGCAATGGACGAATGCAATTCTTTAATGCAAGTGCCTATTAGATGCAAACTTCTCAATAAACCCATCTCTTCGCCGACTTCTGAAAATTCCTCAAGCTTGCAATAGCTAATATAGATTGTTTCTACAGATTTCAAGTTGATTTTTCTTGGGAACATAATAAGGTTAGAGCAACCGTCAGCAGTCAAGGTAACAAGCTTATCAAGCAATCCAATAGAATCAGGAACCTCAACTAAACTGGTACACCCAGATAGATCCAACTCTTTCAAGTTAGGGATTCCACTCAAGTCTGGGAGTTCCTTTAGGGATGTACAACAAATTAAATTCATACATGTTAGCCTTGAAAAATTctgtatggcaaaagaaaaaggaaaatatcaaCCAAGTGAATACAGTAATTTACAACACAGTTATCTATCACTTACTTTTAATTAAAGAAGTCTTGAAATAAAATGAATTATTAGATTATTGTACCTTACGTCCCTCCCATAGTCTTGTGATTCCGCAACTCCAAGAAATATCGAGATTTACAAGTCTGTTTGCATTAAAATCGGATGGAAAAGATTGCAACGGACATTCTTGCCAATCAAGCCACCTCAACTGGTCGGAGAGATAATCAATATCTCCAGAAAAGGATATTCTTCTCATAGAAATATATCTAAGCTTCTTCATCTCTGAGAAGCTTTTAGCATTCAAAGATATCGTAGATGATCGCCACGAGACCTGGATGCCTTTAACTTTATTTGTTCCCTATAGTAAAAGAAAGCAAGCTTATTAACCTAGCAACATTTATGGTTGCAATTTctattcagaccaaaaaaaacatAGCAATTTCTATTGGAAGCACAAGTACCGTTTCAATACAGTTTTCTTCAAGGTCTCAATTAATAAGAAATTATATTCAATATAAAATGCTTTCCAAATTAAAATACACAAAACATCATTAATATACTTACTGTATTATTTGTTAGAACGTCGTTGACATCTTCTTCACTCCACACCCTGCTACGTTCCCCGGGTTCATCAGGTGACTCTTGATACACTATGTCTTTACCCATTTCTTCTATCAAGTCATGCATCCAAATGTAATTATCTCTGTTAATTCTTATCAAGGCTTTTTCTTGCAGTTGTGCAATACCAATCACCATTGTTTTGTGGTCGTGGCAAGCTTCTAGTATTGGTTTCACATTGGCTGCATGCTTACCTTTAAAGAAGCAAGCAATATCAAGAAATAGTTCTTGCAAATCCTTTTCTAGAGCATCATAACTTAGTTTGAGAACTTTCTGTATAGCTGCCTGAGGACCTCCTTTACAACTACCTATTGTAGCTTTCCACTCCTCTGTGCTTCTATTAAATAGATGGGAGCCTAAAACTATCAAAGCTAATGGAAGGCCTTGGGCATAGCGTACCGCACGTCGTGCAAGTTCTAGGTAAGCATGTGGAGGTCCATTACTTTTGAATGCATTCAGGCTAAACAACTCCAAAGCTTGATCTTCATCTAAAATTTTGACCTCGTATACTTCATTAACTTGATGAGCAGTTAGACAGCGtttatctcttgttgttatgaGAATTCTACTACCCGGGCCAAAACAATCAGGGGATGGAACTAAGTTCTTTAATTGGCTAGAATCACTCACGTCATCAAGGATTAAGAGAACTTTTTTATGTCGCATCCTTGTCTTTATAAAACTGAC belongs to Rosa chinensis cultivar Old Blush chromosome 4, RchiOBHm-V2, whole genome shotgun sequence and includes:
- the LOC112197753 gene encoding disease resistance protein RPV1 isoform X1, translating into MASLITEAAAASSSSSSLTLSSTDHQNHYTYEVFLSFRGEDTRSNFTDHLYTALFDRGIQTFRDADKLRRGEEISAALLKAIEESRVSIIVFSQNYASSRWCLDELIKILECRKSEGQEVIPVFYKVDPSHVRHQTGAFGDAFAMLDQCKYKGSIGKWREALSDAANLSGWTYEEDRSEAEFIKKIVRDLSARVVNPLYDLDVAEHPIGLESCIQDVNSLLKVEENIIRMVGIWGTGGIGKTTIAKAVFNSIRHKFESCCFLTDVRSKGLVQLQETLLSDILNSSLKLSSVDQGVSFIKTRMRHKKVLLILDDVSDSSQLKNLVPSPDCFGPGSRILITTRDKRCLTAHQVNEVYEVKILDEDQALELFSLNAFKSNGPPHAYLELARRAVRYAQGLPLALIVLGSHLFNRSTEEWKATIGSCKGGPQAAIQKVLKLSYDALEKDLQELFLDIACFFKGKHAANVKPILEACHDHKTMVIGIAQLQEKALIRINRDNYIWMHDLIEEMGKDIVYQESPDEPGERSRVWSEEDVNDVLTNNTGTNKVKGIQVSWRSSTISLNAKSFSEMKKLRYISMRRISFSGDIDYLSDQLRWLDWQECPLQSFPSDFNANRLVNLDISWSCGITRLWEGRKNFSRLTCMNLICCTSLKELPDLSGIPNLKELDLSGCTSLVEVPDSIGLLDKLVTLTADGCSNLIMFPRKINLKSVETIYISYCKLEEFSEVGEEMGLLRSLHLIGTCIKELHSSIAKLIRLEELELRNCKNLTFLSYNIYELHNLKSLEASGCSKLATFPKIPVKMDSLRRLSLEGSDIRELDESIENLIGLEELDLTDCKNLTALPCSIYGLHNLKSLEASGCSKLATFPKIPVKMDSLRRLSLKGSDIRELDESIENLIGLEELDLIDCKNLTTLPCSIYGLHNLNSLEASGCSKLATFPKIPVKMDSLRRLSLEGSDIRELDESIENIIGLEDLDLTNCKNLTTLPCSIYGLHNLKSLEASGCSKLATFPKILVKMDSLRLLSLRGSDIRELDESIENLIGLEHLDLTDCKNFTTLPCNIYGLQNLGYLDLGECSKLARFPTNTKLLNVNGCSPSLPKLHTFSIAGCSLLSDCDFLMTLDCWETLEWLNLSRNNFVSLPACLTKFVNLWMLDLYGCKRLRGIPELPPNVEPNRGAVIEAASP
- the LOC112197753 gene encoding disease resistance protein RPV1 isoform X2; its protein translation is MASLITEAAAASSSSSSLTLSSTDHQNHYTYEVFLSFRGEDTRSNFTDHLYTALFDRGIQTFRDADKLRRGEEISAALLKAIEESRVSIIVFSQNYASSRWCLDELIKILECRKSEGQEVIPVFYKVDPSHVRHQTGAFGDAFAMLDQCKYKGSIGKWREALSDAANLSGWTYEEDRSEAEFIKKIVRDLSARVVNPLYDLDVAEHPIGLESCIQDVNSLLKVEENIIRMVGIWGTGGIGKTTIAKAVFNSIRHKFESCCFLTDVRSKGLVQLQETLLSDILNSSLKLSSVDQGVSFIKTRMRHKKVLLILDDVSDSSQLKNLVPSPDCFGPGSRILITTRDKRCLTAHQVNEVYEVKILDEDQALELFSLNAFKSNGPPHAYLELARRAVRYAQGLPLALIVLGSHLFNRSTEEWKATIGSCKGGPQAAIQKVLKLSYDALEKDLQELFLDIACFFKGKHAANVKPILEACHDHKTMVIGIAQLQEKALIRINRDNYIWMHDLIEEMGKDIVYQESPDEPGERSRVWSEEDVNDVLTNNTGTNKVKGIQVSWRSSTISLNAKSFSEMKKLRYISMRRISFSGDIDYLSDQLRWLDWQECPLQSFPSDFNANRLVNLDISWSCGITRLWEGRKELPDLSGIPNLKELDLSGCTSLVEVPDSIGLLDKLVTLTADGCSNLIMFPRKINLKSVETIYISYCKLEEFSEVGEEMGLLRSLHLIGTCIKELHSSIAKLIRLEELELRNCKNLTFLSYNIYELHNLKSLEASGCSKLATFPKIPVKMDSLRRLSLEGSDIRELDESIENLIGLEELDLTDCKNLTALPCSIYGLHNLKSLEASGCSKLATFPKIPVKMDSLRRLSLKGSDIRELDESIENLIGLEELDLIDCKNLTTLPCSIYGLHNLNSLEASGCSKLATFPKIPVKMDSLRRLSLEGSDIRELDESIENIIGLEDLDLTNCKNLTTLPCSIYGLHNLKSLEASGCSKLATFPKILVKMDSLRLLSLRGSDIRELDESIENLIGLEHLDLTDCKNFTTLPCNIYGLQNLGYLDLGECSKLARFPTNTKLLNVNGCSPSLPKLHTFSIAGCSLLSDCDFLMTLDCWETLEWLNLSRNNFVSLPACLTKFVNLWMLDLYGCKRLRGIPELPPNVEPNRGAVIEAASP
- the LOC112197753 gene encoding disease resistance protein RPV1 isoform X3 → MLISLEEEKKYQRHFSKQLRSPEFQSLSSLKTMLPQGGVWMNSSRYLNVENLKDKRLYQFSTRWIPHMYDTKQVLSVTHLPCLINANTRVALANGGKLFQMQQICLDGLTRKTDVRSKGLVQLQETLLSDILNSSLKLSSVDQGVSFIKTRMRHKKVLLILDDVSDSSQLKNLVPSPDCFGPGSRILITTRDKRCLTAHQVNEVYEVKILDEDQALELFSLNAFKSNGPPHAYLELARRAVRYAQGLPLALIVLGSHLFNRSTEEWKATIGSCKGGPQAAIQKVLKLSYDALEKDLQELFLDIACFFKGKHAANVKPILEACHDHKTMVIGIAQLQEKALIRINRDNYIWMHDLIEEMGKDIVYQESPDEPGERSRVWSEEDVNDVLTNNTGTNKVKGIQVSWRSSTISLNAKSFSEMKKLRYISMRRISFSGDIDYLSDQLRWLDWQECPLQSFPSDFNANRLVNLDISWSCGITRLWEGRKNFSRLTCMNLICCTSLKELPDLSGIPNLKELDLSGCTSLVEVPDSIGLLDKLVTLTADGCSNLIMFPRKINLKSVETIYISYCKLEEFSEVGEEMGLLRSLHLIGTCIKELHSSIAKLIRLEELELRNCKNLTFLSYNIYELHNLKSLEASGCSKLATFPKIPVKMDSLRRLSLEGSDIRELDESIENLIGLEELDLTDCKNLTALPCSIYGLHNLKSLEASGCSKLATFPKIPVKMDSLRRLSLKGSDIRELDESIENLIGLEELDLIDCKNLTTLPCSIYGLHNLNSLEASGCSKLATFPKIPVKMDSLRRLSLEGSDIRELDESIENIIGLEDLDLTNCKNLTTLPCSIYGLHNLKSLEASGCSKLATFPKILVKMDSLRLLSLRGSDIRELDESIENLIGLEHLDLTDCKNFTTLPCNIYGLQNLGYLDLGECSKLARFPTNTKLLNVNGCSPSLPKLHTFSIAGCSLLSDCDFLMTLDCWETLEWLNLSRNNFVSLPACLTKFVNLWMLDLYGCKRLRGIPELPPNVEPNRGAVIEAASP